Proteins encoded by one window of Candidatus Sumerlaea chitinivorans:
- a CDS encoding Riboflavin synthase eubacterial/eukaryotic, producing MFTGIIEEMGIVKRIVPLNEAIDLTVQCQQTRQGMKLGDSVAVDGVCLTVTSLDTDSFTALVSAETLRKTTLGERKVGDRVNLEAPVTLATKLSGHLVQGHVDGTATVERVVPEGESQMWYFRLSSDLVRYLVPKGSVAVDGISLTVVDVWNEGFSVAIIPKTLALTTLQFRKVGDRVNIETDIIGKYVYHYMNADKSAGLAS from the coding sequence ATGTTTACTGGAATTATCGAAGAAATGGGGATTGTGAAGCGCATCGTTCCCCTCAATGAAGCCATAGACTTGACCGTGCAATGCCAGCAGACCCGCCAAGGCATGAAATTAGGTGATAGCGTCGCTGTGGATGGGGTGTGCCTCACGGTCACCTCGCTCGATACCGATTCGTTCACCGCATTGGTTTCCGCCGAAACCCTTCGCAAGACGACGTTGGGCGAGCGCAAAGTCGGGGACCGCGTGAACCTCGAAGCGCCTGTTACTTTAGCCACAAAACTGAGTGGGCATCTTGTGCAAGGGCATGTAGACGGGACAGCAACGGTGGAGCGTGTGGTCCCAGAAGGGGAGTCCCAAATGTGGTATTTTCGGCTTTCTTCCGACCTTGTACGCTACCTTGTGCCGAAGGGGTCCGTCGCTGTGGACGGCATTAGCCTTACTGTTGTGGACGTGTGGAACGAGGGATTCAGTGTCGCCATCATCCCGAAAACGCTTGCCCTCACGACTTTGCAATTCCGCAAAGTGGGCGATCGGGTGAACATCGAAACCGATATTATCGGGAAATATGTGTATCATTATATGAATGCGGATAAAAGTGCCGGGCTTGCATCTTGA
- a CDS encoding 3,4-dihydroxy-2-butanone 4-phosphate synthase, which produces MQDPTKAQPTESEANPHVFATVEEAIELFRRGEMLILVDDEDRENEGDLVFAAQHVTPEKINFMAKHGRGLICLATTRERLEALGLKPLVRQNTSRFGTNFYEPVDAVEGTTTGISASDRATTIRLCVDPNTRPQDLARPGHLQTLGARDGGVLERAGQTEGVVDLAKLAGLFPAGVLCEIMNDDGTMARMPQLERFALEHGLKIVTVRDIIEYRLRTERLVKPVVTVPLRNDYGEWQLTYYVAWNGEGHLALVMGDLEEHRERGVLVRVHSQCFTGDTLGSYRCDCGPQLHSAMRQIAEEGCGVVLYLHQEGRGIGLKNKLLAYKMQDEGLDTVEANEALGFKPDLREYGVGAQILRDLGLTRIRLLTNNPKKIVGISGYGLEIVERVPLVAGIHKFNQGYMLTKRDKLGHILD; this is translated from the coding sequence ATGCAGGATCCAACAAAAGCGCAGCCAACTGAGTCCGAAGCCAATCCACATGTGTTTGCAACCGTCGAGGAAGCGATCGAACTTTTTCGCCGTGGGGAAATGCTGATTCTCGTGGACGACGAAGATCGAGAAAATGAAGGGGACTTGGTGTTTGCGGCCCAGCACGTCACCCCTGAAAAGATCAATTTCATGGCTAAGCATGGGCGTGGGCTCATTTGCTTGGCCACGACACGTGAACGACTGGAAGCGCTCGGACTAAAACCACTCGTTCGGCAAAACACATCACGGTTTGGCACAAATTTCTACGAGCCCGTCGACGCTGTTGAGGGCACCACTACGGGCATTTCTGCATCCGATCGGGCAACCACAATTCGGCTCTGTGTTGACCCAAATACGCGTCCGCAAGACCTCGCCCGGCCGGGACATTTGCAGACTTTGGGGGCCCGCGACGGCGGGGTTTTGGAGCGAGCAGGACAGACGGAAGGGGTCGTGGATCTTGCGAAGCTGGCCGGTCTATTCCCCGCCGGTGTTCTGTGCGAAATCATGAATGACGATGGGACCATGGCTCGGATGCCGCAGCTTGAGCGCTTTGCTCTCGAACACGGCCTCAAGATTGTCACTGTCCGGGACATCATCGAATATCGCCTGCGCACAGAACGGCTCGTGAAGCCAGTGGTAACCGTTCCCCTGCGCAATGACTATGGAGAGTGGCAGCTCACCTACTACGTGGCTTGGAACGGCGAGGGACACTTGGCGTTGGTCATGGGAGATTTGGAGGAACACCGCGAGCGCGGGGTCCTTGTACGCGTTCACTCGCAGTGCTTTACCGGGGATACGTTAGGTTCCTATCGTTGCGATTGCGGTCCCCAGCTGCACTCCGCCATGCGTCAAATCGCAGAAGAGGGGTGTGGCGTCGTGCTCTATCTCCACCAGGAAGGCCGTGGGATTGGCCTCAAGAATAAGCTTCTGGCCTACAAAATGCAGGATGAAGGCTTGGATACGGTCGAAGCAAACGAAGCTTTAGGCTTTAAGCCCGATCTTCGCGAATACGGGGTGGGCGCTCAGATTCTCCGAGACCTTGGGCTCACGCGCATTCGTCTTCTCACCAACAACCCCAAGAAGATCGTTGGGATCAGTGGATATGGCCTTGAAATCGTTGAGCGGGTGCCGCTTGTCGCGGGTATCCATAAGTTCAATCAAGGGTACATGCTGACCAAGCGCGACAAACTTGGCCACATCCTTGACTGA
- a CDS encoding CDP-diacylglycerol--serine O-phosphatidyltransferase, protein MRKIYVLPNLFTTASLFCGLFAILNVFNVAEAGELESYRYELSCWLILAAAVLDFFDGWVARMTQTESAFGVQYDSLSDLVAFGVAPAVLIYTRLIEMENRNAAEVIAAIYVVCGALRLARFNVQKSRIEKLSFTGLPIPAAAGVVVSGFLFLQIIDPEWNHELVLRILPVIMIVVSYLMVSTIPYPSLKNLRLERRRQFEVLPLIMVMLAIIYLLKNYLYALIFCGFAGYVGWGIVMHLLNLGKRDAKASHTSETEPR, encoded by the coding sequence ATGAGGAAGATTTACGTTTTACCCAATCTTTTCACGACGGCCAGCCTGTTCTGCGGCCTATTTGCAATTCTGAACGTGTTCAATGTGGCAGAAGCTGGTGAGCTCGAATCGTATCGCTACGAACTGTCGTGTTGGCTCATTCTTGCCGCGGCGGTACTGGACTTTTTTGACGGGTGGGTGGCACGCATGACGCAGACGGAAAGCGCATTCGGAGTTCAGTACGACTCGCTTTCGGATCTTGTCGCCTTCGGCGTTGCTCCGGCCGTTCTCATTTACACCCGCCTCATCGAAATGGAGAATCGCAATGCGGCTGAGGTCATCGCTGCGATTTATGTAGTTTGTGGGGCGCTGCGGTTAGCCCGTTTCAATGTACAGAAATCACGAATTGAGAAACTTAGTTTCACCGGCCTCCCAATTCCTGCAGCAGCAGGAGTCGTGGTCTCGGGATTCCTTTTTCTCCAGATTATTGATCCCGAGTGGAATCATGAGCTGGTGCTGCGCATTCTGCCGGTCATCATGATCGTTGTGTCTTACCTGATGGTAAGCACAATTCCTTACCCAAGTCTCAAGAACTTGCGATTAGAACGTAGAAGGCAGTTTGAGGTTCTCCCTCTCATCATGGTGATGTTAGCAATCATCTACTTACTGAAAAACTACTTGTATGCGCTTATCTTCTGCGGGTTTGCAGGATATGTGGGTTGGGGAATTGTCATGCACCTTCTGAATCTCGGTAAACGAGATGCGAAAGCTTCTCACACAAGCGAAACAGAACCACGTTAA
- a CDS encoding Phosphatidylserine decarboxylase — MKYWTTQPIAKEALPFAAAFGILAGIGASAFGIAGAVPFLACLTYTLWFFRNPNRPTPRNQAHFLAPADGTVVATGIVEHPAFPNQQALRIAIFMSLFNVHMNWAPCDATVENVEYYPGKFLNAMEDKSSEENERKILTLRDATGEIVVVKLVAGMIARRIVSPLEKGDCIAQGEKIGLIRFGSRVELLVPAQCKLCVRVGDKTRGGVTVLASRPEPPQGTKQAKD; from the coding sequence GTGAAGTATTGGACGACTCAACCGATTGCCAAAGAAGCACTCCCCTTTGCGGCAGCTTTTGGGATTCTCGCAGGTATCGGAGCTTCAGCATTCGGCATCGCTGGGGCAGTTCCCTTCCTCGCCTGTCTAACCTACACGCTCTGGTTCTTTCGCAATCCGAATCGCCCCACGCCGAGAAACCAAGCTCACTTTCTTGCCCCCGCTGATGGGACAGTTGTTGCCACCGGGATTGTGGAACATCCTGCATTTCCAAATCAGCAGGCCTTGCGAATCGCCATTTTTATGTCCTTGTTCAACGTTCATATGAACTGGGCGCCATGCGACGCAACGGTGGAGAATGTGGAATACTACCCCGGAAAGTTCCTCAACGCCATGGAGGACAAATCCAGCGAGGAAAACGAGAGGAAAATCCTGACTCTGCGCGACGCTACCGGTGAAATCGTTGTTGTGAAACTTGTTGCGGGAATGATTGCCCGACGAATTGTCTCACCCCTCGAGAAGGGCGATTGCATCGCTCAGGGGGAGAAGATTGGCTTAATTCGTTTTGGGTCGCGCGTGGAACTTTTGGTACCCGCCCAGTGTAAGCTCTGCGTGCGCGTGGGAGATAAGACTCGAGGTGGGGTAACAGTGCTGGCGTCCCGTCCGGAGCCCCCCCAAGGCACGAAGCAAGCTAAGGATTAG